One window of the Pedobacter ginsengisoli genome contains the following:
- a CDS encoding S46 family peptidase, with the protein MKKTVYLLLCAMVFSFVNTVKADEGMWIPMLIGKNYEQMKKQGFKLTAKDLYNANGSSLKDAIVHFGGFCTGEIVSDKGLIFTNHHCGYDAIASNSTAQNNILDNGFYAKNYGEEKPIDGLFVRFLQRMEDVTAQVNEATKGLKGAEKASKMLEVFNTISKAAVTGPTIEANVKDFYKSNQFILFVYERFDDIRLVGAPPQNIGKYGGDTDNWEWPRQTGDFSVFRVYAAKNNAPAKYAADNVPYKPKKFLPVSIKGVKNGDFSIVYGYPGRTDRYLTSYGVDLATEKVSPTIVKLRDIRLKAWKAEMDKSVETRLKLSSKYANIANYWKYYIGQTEQLKRLKVAESKRKDEKAFTEWAAQKTEFAGLMEQYDQIYKSIDPISVQRTYINEGFLASAWVPNAISIGRAWNAMDQKKGDDAFAAQVKGGVDKTLATYQETYNETADKKIFAQILASFYNDVPVKSQPKFFSEIAEKYWTGNPEATFQKYADYLWENSNFIKPEKLKMFMASNPSLDAIKNDPGYKYAVNLYPADYVKTNFGSVVADFESKKEELDNLYLKAILEKNAGKIMYPDANSTMRLSYGNVQDYSPKDGIVYKTTTTIDGVMQKYIPGDSEFDLPANLIENYNKKNFGQYGNDGTLTVGFITNNDITGGNSGSPVINGKGELIGLAFDGNWEAMSGDIAFDKQFKRTICVDVRYVLWCIDVLGGAKNLIDELELRK; encoded by the coding sequence ATGAAGAAAACAGTATATCTGCTGTTGTGTGCAATGGTATTTTCCTTTGTAAACACTGTTAAAGCAGATGAAGGGATGTGGATCCCGATGCTGATAGGTAAAAACTATGAGCAAATGAAGAAACAGGGCTTTAAATTGACTGCAAAAGACCTGTATAATGCAAATGGATCGAGTTTAAAGGATGCTATTGTTCATTTTGGTGGATTCTGTACAGGCGAGATCGTATCTGATAAAGGTTTGATCTTTACGAATCATCATTGTGGCTATGATGCTATTGCTTCAAATTCAACTGCTCAGAACAATATTCTTGATAACGGTTTTTACGCTAAAAATTACGGCGAAGAAAAGCCAATTGACGGATTGTTTGTGCGTTTTCTTCAAAGAATGGAAGATGTAACGGCTCAGGTTAATGAAGCAACTAAAGGTTTAAAAGGTGCTGAGAAAGCCTCAAAAATGCTTGAGGTGTTTAATACCATTTCGAAAGCGGCTGTTACCGGCCCAACAATAGAGGCTAATGTAAAGGATTTTTATAAATCTAATCAGTTTATACTTTTTGTTTACGAACGTTTTGATGATATCCGTTTGGTTGGTGCTCCGCCACAAAATATTGGTAAATATGGTGGCGATACAGATAACTGGGAATGGCCTCGCCAAACCGGTGATTTTTCTGTTTTCAGAGTTTATGCTGCTAAAAACAATGCGCCTGCAAAGTATGCTGCTGACAACGTTCCTTATAAACCAAAGAAATTCCTGCCTGTATCTATTAAAGGTGTTAAAAATGGTGATTTTTCGATTGTTTATGGATACCCTGGCCGTACGGATAGGTATTTAACATCGTACGGAGTTGATCTGGCTACCGAAAAAGTAAGTCCTACTATTGTTAAGCTTCGTGATATTCGCTTAAAAGCATGGAAAGCGGAGATGGATAAAAGTGTTGAAACACGCTTAAAGCTGTCGTCTAAATATGCTAATATTGCTAACTACTGGAAATATTATATTGGCCAAACTGAGCAATTAAAGCGCTTAAAAGTTGCCGAATCTAAAAGAAAAGACGAAAAAGCATTTACGGAATGGGCTGCTCAGAAAACTGAATTTGCAGGTTTAATGGAGCAATATGACCAGATTTACAAAAGTATTGATCCGATTTCTGTTCAGCGTACTTATATTAATGAAGGTTTCTTAGCATCGGCATGGGTGCCAAATGCCATTTCAATTGGCCGTGCGTGGAATGCAATGGATCAGAAGAAAGGTGATGATGCTTTTGCTGCACAGGTAAAAGGTGGTGTTGATAAAACTCTTGCTACTTATCAGGAAACATATAATGAAACTGCAGACAAGAAGATTTTTGCGCAAATTCTTGCCTCTTTTTACAATGACGTTCCGGTAAAATCACAGCCTAAGTTCTTTAGTGAAATTGCAGAAAAGTATTGGACAGGAAATCCTGAAGCTACTTTCCAGAAGTATGCAGATTACCTTTGGGAGAACAGTAATTTTATTAAACCGGAGAAGTTAAAGATGTTTATGGCTTCTAATCCTTCTCTTGATGCCATTAAAAATGATCCCGGATATAAGTATGCGGTAAACCTTTATCCGGCAGATTATGTTAAGACTAACTTTGGTTCTGTAGTTGCCGATTTTGAAAGCAAAAAAGAAGAATTGGATAACTTGTACCTTAAAGCAATTCTGGAGAAGAATGCAGGGAAAATAATGTATCCTGATGCAAATTCAACAATGCGACTGAGTTATGGTAATGTGCAGGATTACTCTCCAAAAGATGGTATTGTATATAAAACTACAACTACCATTGATGGGGTGATGCAAAAGTATATTCCAGGCGATAGTGAGTTTGACTTGCCGGCTAACCTGATAGAGAACTATAATAAAAAGAACTTTGGCCAATATGGTAATGACGGAACTTTAACAGTTGGTTTTATTACCAATAATGACATTACCGGAGGCAACTCAGGTTCGCCTGTTATTAATGGTAAAGGTGAACTGATCGGTTTGGCTTTTGATGGTAACTGGGAAGCAATGAGTGGTGATATTGCTTTTGATAAGCAGTTTAAACGTACGATATGTGTGGATGTGCGATATGTTTTATGGTGTATTGATGTGCTTGGTGGTGCTAAGAACTTGATTGATGAATTGGAGTTGAGAAAATAA
- a CDS encoding PhzF family phenazine biosynthesis protein has protein sequence MKKIEFYQIDAFTDQLFGGNPACVVLLDEWLSDGLLLKIAMENAVPETAFFVADGEAFHLRWFTPDHEMDLCGHATLATAHVLKTILNYQGDKIIFNSKSGLLEVTVADEQYTLNFPSRNPEPAELPEIISRSLKKQPKEVLKSRDYVLVYDDEQDIRDLVPDREVLNQINLDPGGIIITAKGDKVDFVSRFFVPQASIFEDPVTGSAHCSLIPYWAEKLGKTEMSALQLSDRLGKLQCVSLGDRVLISGTARTYAAGFFFID, from the coding sequence ATGAAGAAAATAGAGTTTTATCAGATTGATGCATTTACTGACCAGCTTTTTGGTGGTAATCCGGCATGTGTAGTTCTGCTTGATGAGTGGTTGTCTGATGGTCTGCTTTTAAAGATTGCTATGGAAAATGCCGTTCCTGAAACTGCTTTTTTTGTGGCGGATGGTGAGGCTTTTCATTTAAGATGGTTTACTCCAGATCATGAGATGGATTTGTGTGGCCATGCAACATTGGCTACTGCCCATGTTTTAAAAACGATTCTGAATTATCAGGGTGATAAGATTATTTTCAATTCTAAAAGTGGATTATTAGAGGTTACAGTAGCTGATGAGCAATACACTTTAAATTTTCCATCGAGAAATCCTGAGCCGGCAGAGTTGCCAGAAATCATTTCCAGGTCTTTAAAGAAACAACCAAAGGAGGTGCTAAAGTCAAGAGACTATGTGCTGGTTTATGATGATGAGCAAGATATAAGGGACTTGGTACCTGACAGAGAAGTTCTGAATCAGATAAATCTTGATCCGGGAGGTATAATTATTACAGCAAAAGGTGATAAGGTTGACTTTGTATCCCGTTTCTTTGTTCCCCAGGCAAGTATATTTGAGGATCCGGTAACAGGGTCGGCGCATTGTTCATTGATTCCGTATTGGGCAGAAAAACTGGGTAAGACGGAGATGAGTGCCTTGCAATTGTCGGACAGGCTAGGTAAACTTCAGTGTGTTAGTTTAGGTGACAGGGTGCTGATCAGTGGAACGGCCAGAACCTACGCTGCAGGTTTTTTCTTTATAGATTAA
- a CDS encoding GNAT family N-acetyltransferase, whose product MTILHSTQEDLDSIFKIYDDATEYQKKQTINYWKGFERSLVKKEIDEKRQYKIMADDEIACVFVINYDDPLIWKERNADPSIYIHRIATNPAFRGSSFVKQIVEWAKGHAKETGKEFIRMDTTSGNDKLNNYYFNCGFADKGIAQIGFDEELPVHYRGGSVNLFEIKL is encoded by the coding sequence ATGACCATTTTACATAGCACACAGGAAGACTTAGATTCTATTTTTAAAATTTATGATGATGCTACTGAGTATCAAAAAAAACAGACCATTAATTATTGGAAAGGTTTTGAAAGATCGCTTGTTAAGAAAGAGATTGACGAAAAGAGGCAGTACAAGATTATGGCAGATGATGAGATAGCCTGTGTTTTTGTGATCAACTATGATGATCCGCTAATTTGGAAAGAAAGAAATGCAGATCCATCTATTTATATTCATCGTATAGCAACTAACCCGGCATTTAGAGGTAGTTCTTTTGTAAAACAAATTGTAGAATGGGCTAAAGGCCATGCTAAAGAAACTGGCAAGGAGTTTATAAGGATGGACACTACCAGTGGTAACGATAAGCTGAACAACTACTATTTTAACTGTGGGTTTGCAGATAAAGGAATTGCACAGATAGGGTTTGATGAGGAGCTACCTGTACATTACAGAGGCGGTAGCGTTAACCTGTTCGAGATAAAATTGTAA
- a CDS encoding PLP-dependent aminotransferase family protein translates to MELKQASKSEPYLYLQIAARIEKQIMNEVLKAGDKLPSVRMLCRELGHNMSTVTQAYYELESRSLIETRPRSGYYVSVLPKKRLAVPETSNPSAGAALHSQDDLIARVHQDSANPKITLLSLGVPHKSLLPIAKLNKGMIQAMRTLDGSGTSYDQVQGNDKLRREVAKWSLSWGGDLNSTDIITTAGCMNAVAYCLLATTKPGDTIAIESPAYFGILQLTQTMGLNVLELPTNATTGIELEALKKALATNKIKVCLLVSNFNNPCGSSMPAEHKKEAVKLLEHFNVPLIEDDLYGDLYFGANRPTTCKTYDESGLVLYCNSVSKTLAPGYRVGWVAPGKFKEQVMRLKFSHALSSTTITSEVVADFLKNGRYENHLRKTRQILYNNSLKYSSAIANYFPENTRVSRPEGGYFLWVELNKNVNTLDLYERAIKQNVSIAPGRMFSLKQQFDNCLRLSFGLQWSDEVEKKIKLLGLLVNK, encoded by the coding sequence ATGGAATTAAAGCAAGCCTCCAAATCAGAACCATACTTATACCTTCAGATAGCTGCCCGTATTGAAAAGCAAATCATGAACGAGGTGTTAAAAGCCGGCGACAAACTCCCATCTGTAAGAATGCTATGCAGGGAATTAGGCCATAACATGAGTACCGTTACACAAGCCTACTATGAATTGGAAAGCAGGTCACTTATTGAAACAAGGCCAAGATCGGGGTATTATGTTAGCGTGCTTCCTAAAAAACGTTTAGCTGTACCCGAAACAAGCAACCCCTCTGCGGGCGCGGCACTTCATAGTCAGGACGATCTTATTGCCCGTGTCCATCAGGATAGTGCAAATCCAAAAATAACACTGCTCTCTTTAGGTGTGCCTCATAAAAGCCTCTTGCCTATTGCAAAATTAAATAAGGGGATGATACAAGCCATGAGAACGCTTGATGGCAGCGGAACATCTTACGATCAGGTTCAGGGAAATGACAAACTCAGACGTGAGGTTGCCAAATGGTCTCTTTCGTGGGGTGGCGATCTGAACAGTACAGATATTATAACTACTGCCGGCTGCATGAATGCCGTTGCTTATTGCCTACTGGCCACAACTAAACCCGGAGATACGATAGCAATTGAAAGCCCCGCTTATTTTGGCATCCTTCAGCTTACCCAAACTATGGGACTAAATGTTCTGGAACTTCCAACAAATGCAACTACAGGTATAGAACTTGAAGCTTTAAAAAAAGCACTTGCCACAAATAAAATCAAGGTTTGTCTGCTGGTAAGCAACTTTAACAATCCATGTGGTTCTTCTATGCCTGCCGAACATAAAAAAGAGGCAGTTAAATTACTGGAGCACTTTAATGTGCCTTTAATTGAAGACGATCTTTATGGCGATCTTTATTTTGGTGCCAACCGCCCAACCACCTGCAAAACATATGACGAGAGCGGCCTGGTTCTTTATTGTAATTCCGTATCTAAAACACTTGCTCCGGGATATAGAGTAGGCTGGGTTGCCCCCGGAAAGTTTAAGGAACAGGTAATGAGACTAAAATTTAGTCACGCACTTTCATCAACTACAATCACATCAGAAGTTGTTGCAGACTTTTTAAAGAATGGCCGATATGAGAATCATTTAAGAAAAACACGCCAGATACTTTATAACAACAGCCTCAAATACAGCAGTGCCATAGCTAATTATTTTCCAGAAAACACACGTGTAAGCCGACCTGAAGGCGGGTACTTTTTATGGGTAGAGCTAAACAAAAATGTAAATACACTAGACTTATATGAGCGTGCAATAAAGCAGAATGTAAGTATTGCCCCAGGTAGAATGTTTAGTTTAAAACAACAATTTGATAATTGCTTACGGTTAAGCTTTGGACTTCAATGGAGTGATGAAGTAGAAAAGAAAATCAAGCTGCTGGGATTACTGGTTAATAAATAA
- a CDS encoding LytR/AlgR family response regulator transcription factor — protein sequence MKIIIFEDERHNAERLIQLLQKCLPQVDVIAIIESVEDGVKWFDNQVDAADLIFMDIQLSDGNCFELFDRRDVQVPVIFTTAYDSFALQAFKVYSVDYLMKPIDVKDLKRAIEKYEYFKLPANSGVNISKIAEEFSKRENTRFIGKINNQLIYVKAKDIAHIYFADGLTWATTMTDQKIPLDYSLDQIEKLLDKNLFFRINRKLIIHIDAIKKITTYYNSRFILQLSPAVDVEAIISRERVSGFKAWLEGQAISS from the coding sequence ATGAAGATTATAATATTTGAGGATGAAAGGCATAATGCCGAAAGGTTGATTCAGCTATTGCAAAAATGCCTGCCCCAGGTTGATGTGATAGCTATAATTGAATCTGTAGAGGACGGTGTTAAATGGTTTGATAATCAGGTTGATGCTGCGGATTTGATATTTATGGATATTCAGCTGTCGGACGGTAACTGTTTTGAATTGTTTGATAGGAGGGATGTTCAGGTTCCTGTTATTTTTACTACTGCATATGATAGTTTTGCTTTGCAGGCATTTAAGGTTTATAGTGTTGATTATTTGATGAAACCTATTGATGTAAAAGACCTTAAGCGGGCAATAGAAAAGTATGAGTATTTTAAGCTTCCGGCAAACTCCGGAGTTAATATTTCTAAAATTGCCGAGGAGTTTTCTAAACGGGAGAATACACGGTTTATAGGTAAAATTAACAACCAGCTTATTTATGTAAAGGCTAAGGATATTGCCCATATTTATTTTGCTGATGGGTTGACCTGGGCTACTACAATGACTGATCAGAAGATCCCGCTGGATTATTCTTTAGATCAGATCGAGAAATTACTTGATAAGAATTTGTTTTTCAGGATCAACAGGAAACTGATTATCCATATTGATGCGATAAAGAAAATTACTACCTATTATAACAGCAGGTTTATTCTGCAGTTATCGCCTGCTGTTGATGTTGAGGCCATTATAAGCAGAGAGCGGGTAAGTGGTTTTAAAGCCTGGCTTGAGGGGCAGGCCATTTCATCATAA
- a CDS encoding sensor histidine kinase produces the protein MLIRMNPAKVEQIFQNKYFKYGLRVLVLYIFSLIFKSFDLTFPHEVGSFLLRGQAFSLLYIIFGLISWEGAARLSKYIERNIFNKSVSSKLLFLCVSLLLYGLLVAYLFGLCYSVFDIVLFKQYEAWNHFVAFSYDLIFGTFLFYLLILAYNGVVLYYKNWKESQLNAERLMRENIQAKYDVLKSQIDPHFFFNSLSVLTNLVYKSPDLSAEYITQLAKSYRYILDKKFENLVTIKTELEFLESYSFLIRIRHQSSIEFHINISEEVQGTGMVPPATLQMLVENAVKHNRFSANDPLRICIKDEDGSLVIANDLRKRASVQNSIGVGLENISKRYELTSDKRITVTETANTFTVRVPIIHTYEDYNI, from the coding sequence ATGCTGATAAGGATGAATCCGGCTAAGGTTGAACAGATTTTTCAGAACAAGTATTTTAAGTATGGCTTAAGGGTATTGGTGCTTTATATTTTTAGCCTGATATTTAAATCATTTGACCTTACTTTTCCGCACGAAGTAGGCTCGTTCTTATTAAGAGGGCAGGCTTTTAGTTTGTTGTATATCATTTTTGGGTTAATTTCGTGGGAGGGCGCTGCAAGGCTCTCTAAATATATAGAAAGGAATATTTTTAATAAAAGTGTTTCTTCTAAATTACTGTTTTTGTGCGTAAGCCTTTTGCTTTACGGTTTGCTTGTAGCTTATTTGTTTGGGTTGTGCTACTCTGTATTTGATATTGTATTGTTTAAACAATACGAGGCCTGGAATCATTTTGTGGCTTTTAGCTATGATTTAATTTTTGGTACATTCCTTTTCTATCTGTTAATACTTGCATACAATGGTGTGGTTCTGTATTATAAAAACTGGAAGGAATCGCAACTGAATGCTGAAAGATTAATGCGCGAAAATATTCAGGCTAAGTACGATGTATTGAAAAGCCAGATAGACCCTCATTTTTTCTTTAACTCATTAAGTGTACTTACCAATCTGGTTTATAAAAGTCCGGATTTATCGGCCGAATATATTACCCAGCTGGCTAAAAGCTACAGGTATATACTGGATAAGAAATTCGAAAACCTGGTAACTATTAAAACAGAGCTGGAGTTTCTAGAATCGTACTCTTTTCTGATCAGGATAAGGCACCAGAGTAGTATAGAGTTTCATATAAATATTAGCGAAGAGGTGCAAGGTACCGGCATGGTGCCGCCTGCAACTTTACAAATGCTGGTAGAGAACGCTGTTAAACACAACCGGTTTTCGGCCAACGACCCTCTGCGCATTTGCATTAAAGATGAGGATGGATCGTTGGTTATAGCAAACGATTTAAGGAAACGGGCAAGTGTGCAGAATTCTATTGGTGTAGGGCTAGAAAATATTAGCAAAAGATATGAACTAACCAGCGATAAGAGAATTACGGTAACCGAAACGGCAAATACATTTACAGTACGTGTACCAATAATACATACTTATGAAGATTATAATATTTGA
- a CDS encoding NAD-dependent epimerase/dehydratase family protein, which produces MKVLITGGNGFLGSNVARELFRRGYEVKLMMRDTADASVVADIPCEIYHGNISNQEEVLMAVKGCDYVVHTASITQQWAVTFKEYELVNVRGTINVVNACLQHGVKKLIHISTANTIGPGNRVKPANELNSFTLLHVNSGYINSKYIAQQYVLEQVERKNLQAVIVNPTFMIGQYDAKPSSGKIILHGINKRWFFYPPGGKNFVHINDVCTGIANALEVGKIGDCYLLAGENLSYKEFFKLLNSVAGQDPAMVRIPQFVLKMIGIMGTLVGVFSKTSGKLTYSSAYMLCLYNYYSGKKSERELLIKYTPIEKAIGSALAWFKENNYC; this is translated from the coding sequence ATGAAAGTTTTAATAACCGGCGGAAATGGCTTTTTAGGCTCTAATGTTGCACGTGAATTGTTTAGGCGTGGTTATGAGGTTAAATTGATGATGAGGGATACGGCAGATGCAAGCGTGGTGGCCGATATTCCCTGCGAGATATATCATGGCAACATCAGTAACCAGGAGGAGGTATTAATGGCTGTAAAAGGTTGCGATTATGTGGTTCATACTGCATCTATAACTCAGCAATGGGCAGTAACTTTTAAAGAATATGAGCTGGTTAACGTTAGGGGTACCATAAACGTGGTTAATGCTTGTTTGCAACATGGTGTTAAAAAACTGATCCACATTAGTACTGCAAATACTATTGGGCCGGGCAACAGGGTTAAGCCTGCAAATGAATTGAATTCTTTTACATTGCTTCATGTAAATTCTGGTTATATAAATAGTAAATACATTGCCCAGCAGTATGTTTTGGAACAGGTTGAGCGTAAAAACCTTCAGGCAGTAATTGTAAACCCAACTTTTATGATCGGCCAGTATGATGCGAAGCCCAGTTCAGGTAAGATTATATTGCATGGCATAAATAAACGATGGTTTTTTTATCCGCCAGGGGGTAAAAACTTTGTGCACATTAATGATGTATGTACTGGGATAGCCAATGCATTGGAAGTAGGTAAAATAGGTGATTGCTATCTGTTGGCTGGCGAAAATTTATCGTATAAAGAGTTTTTTAAACTGCTGAACAGCGTGGCAGGACAAGATCCTGCAATGGTACGCATACCTCAATTCGTTTTAAAAATGATAGGAATAATGGGTACATTGGTTGGTGTATTTAGCAAAACATCTGGTAAGCTGACTTATTCTTCGGCCTATATGCTGTGTTTGTACAACTACTATTCGGGTAAAAAATCTGAGCGGGAATTATTAATAAAGTACACCCCAATAGAGAAAGCGATAGGTAGTGCATTAGCGTGGTTCAAAGAAAATAATTACTGCTAG
- a CDS encoding SDR family NAD(P)-dependent oxidoreductase: MKSIRYTLITGASSGLGREFSVQCATMGMNIIMIALPGSNMASIAQNLAAEYKIATKVFEFDITDSILLIEKMNHITENFEVDFLINNAGIGGTASITESSLEAMDRILQVNIRSMVSITQMLLPHLLKHSQSHILNISSMAAFTPIAYKTVYPASKAFISSFSLGLREELQDSNLSVSVVYPGPIMTNSGVSIRIMGQGARGRIGLLATADIVRIALKQTRLNKAVIIPGLWNKINHRLMGILPLGLKLRIVSRAVKKEIAIK, encoded by the coding sequence ATGAAAAGCATTAGGTATACTTTAATTACTGGCGCCAGTTCTGGTTTAGGCAGAGAGTTTTCGGTTCAATGCGCCACCATGGGGATGAATATTATTATGATTGCCCTTCCGGGAAGTAATATGGCCTCAATTGCCCAAAACCTTGCCGCTGAATATAAAATAGCTACCAAAGTATTTGAGTTTGACATTACCGATAGCATATTGCTTATAGAAAAGATGAACCACATAACAGAAAACTTTGAGGTTGATTTTTTAATTAATAATGCTGGTATTGGTGGCACTGCATCTATAACAGAAAGTTCATTAGAAGCGATGGATAGAATTTTGCAGGTTAACATCAGGAGCATGGTTTCTATAACCCAAATGCTTTTGCCTCATTTATTAAAACACTCCCAAAGCCATATCCTTAATATCTCGAGCATGGCTGCTTTTACGCCAATAGCTTATAAAACAGTGTATCCGGCATCAAAAGCATTTATTTCTTCATTTTCTTTGGGTTTAAGAGAGGAACTTCAGGATAGTAATTTATCGGTTAGTGTGGTTTACCCGGGGCCAATTATGACAAACTCAGGCGTGTCTATACGAATAATGGGGCAGGGTGCAAGGGGGAGGATTGGTTTATTGGCAACGGCTGATATTGTTCGCATTGCACTGAAACAAACCAGGCTTAATAAGGCGGTAATTATTCCGGGTTTGTGGAACAAGATAAATCATAGGCTTATGGGCATTTTGCCTTTAGGGCTAAAACTCAGAATCGTATCAAGAGCAGTTAAAAAGGAAATAGCAATTAAATAG
- a CDS encoding DUF6904 family protein, whose product MLTGCLFENRVGVKIFGDTSDLISLHKTVHKINMVIVDYDLDNTDVSNLLVDFLENIEKAIHRNRGMYYGFQSRWIDLLIVSSLLRSLSEHAVTDDMDEINMHLLEYIIEQTALSVNKQDYIAIINYIEKGLLCVGIRQFIKGFDAIINNKYSYEKH is encoded by the coding sequence ATGTTAACAGGATGTCTTTTTGAAAATAGAGTGGGTGTCAAAATATTTGGCGATACTTCTGATTTGATTTCGTTGCACAAAACTGTGCATAAAATAAACATGGTAATAGTTGATTATGACCTAGACAATACCGATGTATCTAATTTACTGGTCGATTTTTTAGAGAATATTGAAAAAGCAATTCATAGAAATCGGGGTATGTATTATGGCTTTCAAAGCCGCTGGATAGATTTATTAATAGTTAGCAGTCTGTTACGATCGTTGTCTGAACATGCAGTAACGGATGACATGGACGAAATTAACATGCATTTGCTTGAATATATTATTGAACAGACTGCTTTATCGGTTAATAAGCAAGACTATATTGCTATTATTAATTATATAGAAAAAGGGCTTTTATGTGTTGGCATTAGGCAGTTTATTAAAGGTTTTGATGCGATTATAAATAATAAATACAGTTATGAAAAGCATTAG
- a CDS encoding ThuA domain-containing protein, translated as MPPNIVSRIPFKVVLKYMFVCGMFCCLFLGARAQNNPRKFKVIAFYTAKNDQAHTSFVHEANKWFPKKALEHNFTYDSTNNWDDLNTNFLSKYQVVIFLDTRPDQPSHREAFENYMKHGGAWMGFHFSAFALTPSDFPQNWDWYHNEFLGSGSYGSNTWRPTSAILKVEDNKHQATKNLPQTFKASPNEWYRWTNDLTKNPNIKILLSIDSSSFPLGTGPKPYEIWHSGYYPVVWTNKQYKMIYMNMGHNDIDYEHPPHNKELSFTFDNEVQNKLIINSLIWLGNK; from the coding sequence ATGCCTCCTAATATTGTGAGTCGAATACCTTTTAAAGTAGTGCTAAAATACATGTTTGTATGTGGCATGTTTTGCTGTCTATTTTTAGGTGCTCGTGCACAAAACAACCCTCGTAAGTTTAAAGTAATTGCATTTTATACCGCTAAAAACGATCAGGCTCATACAAGTTTTGTCCACGAAGCGAATAAATGGTTTCCAAAAAAAGCACTGGAGCATAACTTTACTTACGATTCTACCAATAACTGGGACGACCTTAATACAAACTTTCTTTCCAAATATCAGGTTGTTATTTTTTTAGATACCCGACCAGATCAGCCATCGCACCGAGAAGCATTTGAAAATTACATGAAACATGGAGGGGCATGGATGGGTTTTCACTTTTCGGCTTTTGCGCTAACTCCGTCAGACTTTCCTCAAAACTGGGACTGGTATCATAACGAGTTTCTTGGTTCCGGATCTTATGGAAGTAATACATGGCGGCCAACATCTGCAATACTTAAGGTTGAAGATAATAAGCATCAGGCAACAAAAAATTTGCCTCAAACTTTTAAGGCTAGTCCAAATGAGTGGTACAGGTGGACAAATGATTTAACCAAGAACCCTAATATTAAGATCTTGCTGTCTATTGATAGCAGCAGCTTTCCGTTAGGTACCGGCCCTAAACCTTACGAAATATGGCATAGCGGTTACTATCCTGTGGTGTGGACAAATAAGCAGTATAAAATGATTTATATGAACATGGGCCATAACGATATAGATTATGAGCATCCACCACATAACAAAGAGTTATCATTTACATTTGATAATGAAGTTCAAAATAAATTGATCATTAACAGCTTAATTTGGCTCGGCAATAAATAA
- a CDS encoding DUF6266 family protein codes for MGKLKNGILGGVSGKVGTVTCYCLNGQEIVRSNGKNNNPPTIKQLNNYQQMEVISEFFNGMKPILKAGFGHEAIGTIKNYHNLAIEYNKPNALKGYFPDVEIDYPKIVISAGHLSLAFNPTVEMVAEGLKFNWEVQHNIPQENTDRVMLLAYAPNSKDMSFNNSGAQRIEGCDILKIPSSMKNEPLEVYMSFVSDDRLSASNSQYLGLITVL; via the coding sequence ATGGGTAAACTTAAAAACGGCATCCTTGGGGGTGTATCGGGAAAAGTTGGTACCGTAACATGTTATTGCCTTAATGGACAGGAAATCGTAAGGTCTAACGGAAAAAACAACAATCCACCAACAATTAAACAGCTTAATAATTACCAGCAAATGGAAGTTATAAGTGAATTCTTTAATGGAATGAAGCCTATTCTTAAAGCAGGCTTTGGTCATGAAGCAATTGGTACAATTAAAAATTATCACAATCTGGCTATTGAATACAACAAGCCAAATGCACTAAAAGGTTATTTCCCAGATGTAGAAATAGACTATCCAAAAATTGTTATCAGCGCAGGGCATTTGTCGCTGGCATTTAACCCTACAGTAGAAATGGTAGCTGAAGGATTAAAATTTAATTGGGAAGTACAACATAACATTCCGCAAGAAAACACAGATCGTGTAATGCTTTTGGCTTATGCTCCCAACAGCAAGGATATGAGCTTTAATAATAGTGGTGCACAAAGAATAGAAGGATGCGATATCTTAAAAATCCCATCTTCTATGAAAAATGAACCGCTTGAGGTTTACATGTCGTTTGTATCAGACGACAGACTCAGCGCTTCGAACAGTCAATACCTGGGTTTGATAACGGTATTGTAG